Part of the uncultured Desulfobacter sp. genome, AAAGGAAGGGGATGTATTCCAGGTCCAGGGGAACTATACGGCGGCGCTGAACAAACTGCTTGAAGCAGAAGAATTGGCTCCCGACGATCCATTTATTCAAAATAGTCTGGGCTTGGCCTACATGGGAAAAGAAAGGGATGATATGGCCATAAAATCGTTTAACAAAGCCCTGTCACTCAAGCCCGATTACACCGAAGCCTTGAATAATCTTGGTGCAGCCTATCTACGGGATGAAAAATGGAACATTGCCATAAAAACCTTCAACAAAGTGCTTGAAGATATCACATACCCCACGCCCCATTACCCTCTGGCCAATATCGGTTGGGCCTCAATGAAACAGGGGGACTACGCTGTCGCCCAAAAATATTTCCTTAAGGCATTAAGGGAAGTGCCCGGATTTATCCCTGCGATCCATGGACTTGCCCAGTTATACATACGCACCGGCCAGCCCAACAGGGCCATAGCTTACCTGGATAAAAATCTGAAAAAATCGCCGGATACGGTCATATACCATGCCGACCTTGCCCAGGCCTATGAGGCCTGCGGACAAACCCGGCAGGCCGTCAAAGCCTGGAAGGTGACCAAACAGTTGGCCCGTGAAAATTCAACCCTCTACCATAAGGCAGAACAGCGTCTGTTTGAACTACAGTAAAACAGCGGCGTTCACACCTTGTCAAATGGCTGATACCGTCCCGGAGCAATGATTCCTTCCGGATCCAATATGGTTTTGATCTCTTTTGTTACCTCCCAGAAGGTTTCGGACCCTTCTGCCAATTTTTTCATGGTATGAATATTGGTTCTGTACGGTACATATCCTTGGGACATGATCAGGCTGAAAAAAGCATCATAACATGCCTGTGCCTGTTTGCACTCCCCGGGATCATCCTTATCATAAGCAATGGTAATGACGCTGACCATGGCCCGCTCAGTGATTAGAGACACGGTGATCAGGGGCTCAAAACCGTATTTCTCAAACACCGGATTTACCAATTGAATCAAACGCTCGGCCGTCTGCCCGGTCATGGGCATAATCGGGGCGATCCACATCATGCCGGCGTTAAAATCAAGTGGGTCGGCTATGCTGCCGGGTTTAACCTCCGTTTTGACCCGCCAGAGGGTGCCAAACAAAAAGGCATCGGTGGGCTCACCTTTTAACAGTCCAAACACCTTATCCACAGATTTCAATTTAGTTTTCAACTCCGGGAACATGGGAAATCGATCAAGCAGTCCTGACAGGCAGTTTAAGAGACTCAGGGTACGATCGCCAACAAACCGAATCTGCCCCAGTGGTTTTAACGCCTCTTTTAGCGCCTTGCGCGTCATACGCACCTGGCCGCGACTGCCATAAATGGCTCCACTGACATTCCAGGCCCCGAATCCCCCTCTTTTGCAGAACTGATTTCGCAAATCATCCGTCAACGGTGTTTTATTTCCGGCTTTTTTCCAAGGGTATTGATTGAATGAAGAAAAGACCCTCAGATCATTGCCGATATGGATGAGGCTTTGAATCTGACCACTCAGCTTCAATGGACGCAGTGCATCCACTACCGCCGCCAGATCCTGGTCTCGGGGTACGGTACAGTAAAACATATTCAAACATTCCGGAGCAGGCATCAACCAGATCCCCAGCCGGGTTACGACACCGAAATTGGACTGGGTAAACAACCCATCCATATATGGCCCGATACCGTATTTAAATACATAGGTGGACTGGGCATTATCATAATGTCCGTACCCTGTTTTCAGGGTTCGTCCATCCCCAAGGACCACTTCCATACCGCAGGAGTGCAGAAAATGGTCACCATAGGGTGTGTGGCCGAACCCCCGCTCCATGGTATTGCCCAAGACACTGGCCTCAGGTCCTGAGCCGCTGCAGTCCAGCCACAGCGGGATGTTATTTTCTTTTAGATAGGAGACGAGCTGAATCTGGGTCACCCCGGGCTCAATCACGGCATATGCCAGGGTTTCATCCACATGTATAATCCGGTTCATCCGGGACAGATCCAGGATTACCTGCCCATCCCCCACGGCACAGGCTGAACCGTACCCCCAGTTACATCCCCGACTCACCGGATAAAGGGCGACATGAGTTTCTTTCGCCGTATTTATGATACGCGTAACCTCACTGCGATTTTTCGGCTTTACAACAGCCGCAGGCGTAGTACCCTCCGGCAATGTGGCCCTGGAATACCGATGGATCGTTGACACATCGGTAAAAACAAATGCATCTCCGACGATATTTTTAAACTTCTGTATGGGGAGCATGATAATAAATGCACTCTGTTTTTATAATATGCAATAGCAGCCATGCCAAACCTAGACAAGCTCTAAATAACGGCCATGGGCCAACCTGACATATCAGCACTGAAGGACAGCCCACAACGAAGGTTGAAAGAACCCAGTAACTTACTGAGCGCTTTCATATAAAAAATTATTCCATAACATGTCTTTTTTGCTCAAGCTGAACAATGGAAGGGGTCAGAAAAATAAGCAATTCATCGCGATCGTCAGACTTGGATTTTGAGCCAAAAAGATAACCTAACCCCGGGATACCTGCCAGAAACGGTATACCATCTTCGTCGTGGCTCTGGGTCGTCTTGACCACACCGCCGATAACAACCGTATCATTATTATTAACCAAAAGTTCCGTTTCCGCCTCATTGGTCGCCAAGGTGGGAACATTATCGGAACTGAAGCCGGCAATGTCATTTTTGGTCAATCGCACGGTCATGGAAATTCTGTTGTCCGGTGTAACATGGGGCGTTACTTCCAGCAACAGGTCAATGTCTTTGTACTCCACAGATGGATTGCCTGCCTCATCCTGTACTGAATAGGCATATTCCTGTCCCTGCTTGATCATGGCCTTTTTATTGTCCAGGGTCAAAATCCTCGGGGAAGATACAATCCTGACATCACCCTGTTCTTCGGACGCCTCAAGTTGTGCATTCAGAGCACTAACAGAGGACCCGAACAGATTAAAAAACGAAAAGTCACCTGACAGTCCCACCACGCTAGCCCCGGCACCGTTAATCGACACAGAATAATCATCCACAAAGTTCGATGTCACATCGGAATCGTTGGACAGATTCCAGTTGACGCCAAAACTTCTGGAAAACTCCTTGGTCACTTCAACCACCTTGGCCTCGATCATAATCTGGGGTGTCACTTTATCCAGGCGGAAAATCAACTCATTGGCCTGGTCGATCTTTGCCTGGGTATCGGTAATGATCAGCATATTGGTGCGGGTATCCACCGAGATCCTGCCCCGATCCGGGGTCAAAATCTGGGTGACATGGGGTTCAATATCAGCCTTTGCATCTGAATAATTCACTGGGATATATTCGGTAACAAGGGGCTCCAAGGCCTTTTTTTGATCTTCGGATTTCTGCCGGGCCGCAATGGCTTCCTGACGTTCGTTTTCCTCCCTGGCAAGGGTTGCCGTGGTGGCAATGCGGATAACATTACTCTCCATCTTTTTCCCAAGGCCGTTCATTTTCAACACAAGATCAAGGATCTGATCCCAGGGTACCGGGTCCTGAAGGCTCAAGGTGACCTTGCCTTCCACATCTCTATCAATGGCAAAATTTTTGCCGCTCACACTTTTCAATATCCTGAAAACATTTTTAATATCCGTTTCATAAAAATCCAGTTTGATTTTTTCACCGGTGTACCGGACCGAGGCAGGATTCAACAACGGATCTTGATCTAAGGAAATACCCGATTCTTTGGCTATTGACGCCTCCGGATTCGGTTCTTCCCCCCCCGTATGGACCTTTTGCGTTGTGCTCATATTCACTTTAGCCTTATCAAATTCAGGCGGAGAGAGGGTAGAGGCTTCAAAATTCATATGAATGCCCTTGGTGGTCTGAACCACCTGGAACGGCACTTTTTCCCTGACCTTGATATCCACCAGGGTATCATTGGGATTTGCCGGATTTGGACGGGGCATCACCTGCTCCACGGCAGAATTAAAATACCGTGTCATCAGGGGCCGCTGGTGGTGTAGCGGCACCATGGTATTATACAGTATCAATGCGATGGAATCATTGCGGTTCTGAATGGTTTCGTATCGAACCGGATGATCCGTTAAAATCTGAATGTCGGACTGACCCGAATCATTGGTATCAAATTCAATATGGGTCAGATGGGCTGTTGTGCCGGGGATGGTAGCATCTTCGGGCAGCACTGGCGCCTCTTCTAGCGCCATAGGGGGTATATCGCCAACAGAATCCGCGCCGTCCATGGGCCCCAAATCCCCCCGGTCCCCCTTGAGAATAATCCCCAAACGACCTGGTTGTTCCTCCACAATGTACGGCAGATCCGCTTTCAGCAGAATATCCACCTTCACCGTTGTCTGGGCCTCGTCAACAAACCCCACCTTAATACCGCTGACACGGGGATCTGAAAAAGAGCCGGCATCCACACCGGGGGCAAGACGGACATTGGCCAAATAGACACTCACAGCAAAAGGGAACGCCTGCTTAATGGAGGTATAATCATCCAACCCGGGGGTCCCCTGTATCCATACTTCAAACACATCTGCTTTGGGGTTGACCCATAGTTTATCAACCGTGTTAGGCACAGACACGGAATTGCTCTGGGCATTCAGGCGTTGGTTTACTTTGTCTGCATCTGCCGGCGTGGCGCTGGGTTGGTTAACGCACCCTGCCGTAAAGGAAAGCAGCAGAACCGACATGATAAGACCTGTCCCATAATGTCTGACAGCAGATCGATAATTATCCATCATCCTATTCCCCATCCTCGCTTTTATGAAATTTAATCTCCTCATACCGCTTACGTTCTTTCCCTTGGAAATCTTTTACGTTTTCTTCAATTTTAATTCCGTCCTGGGTGATGGCGGTCACCCGCCCGCCATTGGGCCCGATATAGGTACCAACGACAACTTCATACCCTTTACCGGTCGCTTCTTCCACCATGGCAATGGTCCGGTTCTGCATTTCAACCACCGCCACCAGCTTAACCTGGCTTAACGCCAGTTTTTCCAAGGGGGTCAATGTTCGCTTGGGCTTTGCATCCCTGGATGCCCCCCCCCCGCCGGACGCGTTCTCTTCGGCAATCAAAGGGACAAACGGATCCACCCGGCCTTTGGTGTCATATTTTGCCATTTCTTTAAAAATACCTACCTTTTGCAGCCCCGAGTCTCCATCATTGAGATCCCCGATTGGTTTGTCATGAACCAAATCCTGGGCTGATTCCATATCAGGTATAGGTGCCTGTTTTTTCCCGCCATCTTCTGAAACAACTGTTTGGGTTACCGGTGGTTTTGATTTGGCAATGGGCTTGGAAATCACCTGGGGCGGTTTTGTCAATTTCGGTGTTGGTGCCTGCTCCTCGTTACAGGCAGATACCATCAACAACGCAACCCCCAAGCCGGTTGCCCAACAGATCTTAATTCGTTTTTCCATATCCCGCGCCTCTACCCTTTCCTGTGTCTTTTTTTACCTTTCTTGCCGGTACGCCCATCATCCTTGGGTTCAACAAACATATAGGTGACTGCCACGCATTTCATCTGGATGTTGTTTCTGTCGGCAGCAGTTTTCCTTGAATCTTGGTTCATCTCAATATTCGACATGTTGACGATACGATTTAGCCCTGCAACCCGGTAAAAAAATTCAGCCATCTGATGATAACGACCCGCAACCGTCATGGACAAAGGGATTTCTATATAGGACGATTTTTGTACCATGTTCTGGGGTGCAAACAACTGGACCTCAAGCCCGGCATCTCTGCCCGCCTTGGATATTTCATCCAGCAAGGAGGGCAATTCTCTTTTATCCGGCAAAGCGGTCATGGCAATGTTGAACTTTTCCTGGGCCTGGGCCATCTGGGCCTCCACTTTTTTAAGGGCGGCAGCTTTGATTTTGTACGTCGACAAAAGATTTTTCTGTGTCTCCAGATCCTGCCTGGCAGCCGTAAGGGCATCAAGCTTTGGGCCAAGCAAAAAGAAATAGAAGCCGGCACCAATGACGGCCACTGTGCCCAGACAGATAAGCAGACGCTGAATTTTTGTCAACGCCCCTATTTTTTCAAACAGCGCATCTATCTTTTCTCTATATTTACCAGCACTGCTGCTCTCTTTCCCGGCCATTATTTTTTCCTTTTTGGGGATTTTTTATCCGAATCTGCCTGTTCAGGCGATCTCCTTGTACAGGATATTTCAAATTCCTTTAACCGGATGTTATTGTCAAACACCCTTGTCTGCGACCGCTTTAGGTCTACAGCGCCAAACAACTGAGAACCTTCAAGCTTTCTCATGAAATCGGCAATGGTGGGGTTATCAAAGGCAACCCCTTTTAAAAAAACGGTCTGGGCCTTTGCACTCACGCTGGACAACCACATTTTTGTTTTTACAATTCTGTCTGCCAGCTGCTCCAGTAAAATCTGCTTCTCGTTTCTTTGTTTTTTTAAATTTTCGACGATGGCCAGTTTACTCTCCAGGATCGACAAATTC contains:
- a CDS encoding tetratricopeptide repeat protein, giving the protein MKTKLFILICICAFTAACTSTVQPQKQNKIAQAIKKEGDVFQVQGNYTAALNKLLEAEELAPDDPFIQNSLGLAYMGKERDDMAIKSFNKALSLKPDYTEALNNLGAAYLRDEKWNIAIKTFNKVLEDITYPTPHYPLANIGWASMKQGDYAVAQKYFLKALREVPGFIPAIHGLAQLYIRTGQPNRAIAYLDKNLKKSPDTVIYHADLAQAYEACGQTRQAVKAWKVTKQLARENSTLYHKAEQRLFELQ
- a CDS encoding pilus assembly protein PilP — its product is MEKRIKICWATGLGVALLMVSACNEEQAPTPKLTKPPQVISKPIAKSKPPVTQTVVSEDGGKKQAPIPDMESAQDLVHDKPIGDLNDGDSGLQKVGIFKEMAKYDTKGRVDPFVPLIAEENASGGGGASRDAKPKRTLTPLEKLALSQVKLVAVVEMQNRTIAMVEEATGKGYEVVVGTYIGPNGGRVTAITQDGIKIEENVKDFQGKERKRYEEIKFHKSEDGE
- a CDS encoding FAD-binding protein, which translates into the protein MLPIQKFKNIVGDAFVFTDVSTIHRYSRATLPEGTTPAAVVKPKNRSEVTRIINTAKETHVALYPVSRGCNWGYGSACAVGDGQVILDLSRMNRIIHVDETLAYAVIEPGVTQIQLVSYLKENNIPLWLDCSGSGPEASVLGNTMERGFGHTPYGDHFLHSCGMEVVLGDGRTLKTGYGHYDNAQSTYVFKYGIGPYMDGLFTQSNFGVVTRLGIWLMPAPECLNMFYCTVPRDQDLAAVVDALRPLKLSGQIQSLIHIGNDLRVFSSFNQYPWKKAGNKTPLTDDLRNQFCKRGGFGAWNVSGAIYGSRGQVRMTRKALKEALKPLGQIRFVGDRTLSLLNCLSGLLDRFPMFPELKTKLKSVDKVFGLLKGEPTDAFLFGTLWRVKTEVKPGSIADPLDFNAGMMWIAPIMPMTGQTAERLIQLVNPVFEKYGFEPLITVSLITERAMVSVITIAYDKDDPGECKQAQACYDAFFSLIMSQGYVPYRTNIHTMKKLAEGSETFWEVTKEIKTILDPEGIIAPGRYQPFDKV
- the pilQ gene encoding type IV pilus secretin PilQ, with the translated sequence MMDNYRSAVRHYGTGLIMSVLLLSFTAGCVNQPSATPADADKVNQRLNAQSNSVSVPNTVDKLWVNPKADVFEVWIQGTPGLDDYTSIKQAFPFAVSVYLANVRLAPGVDAGSFSDPRVSGIKVGFVDEAQTTVKVDILLKADLPYIVEEQPGRLGIILKGDRGDLGPMDGADSVGDIPPMALEEAPVLPEDATIPGTTAHLTHIEFDTNDSGQSDIQILTDHPVRYETIQNRNDSIALILYNTMVPLHHQRPLMTRYFNSAVEQVMPRPNPANPNDTLVDIKVREKVPFQVVQTTKGIHMNFEASTLSPPEFDKAKVNMSTTQKVHTGGEEPNPEASIAKESGISLDQDPLLNPASVRYTGEKIKLDFYETDIKNVFRILKSVSGKNFAIDRDVEGKVTLSLQDPVPWDQILDLVLKMNGLGKKMESNVIRIATTATLAREENERQEAIAARQKSEDQKKALEPLVTEYIPVNYSDAKADIEPHVTQILTPDRGRISVDTRTNMLIITDTQAKIDQANELIFRLDKVTPQIMIEAKVVEVTKEFSRSFGVNWNLSNDSDVTSNFVDDYSVSINGAGASVVGLSGDFSFFNLFGSSVSALNAQLEASEEQGDVRIVSSPRILTLDNKKAMIKQGQEYAYSVQDEAGNPSVEYKDIDLLLEVTPHVTPDNRISMTVRLTKNDIAGFSSDNVPTLATNEAETELLVNNNDTVVIGGVVKTTQSHDEDGIPFLAGIPGLGYLFGSKSKSDDRDELLIFLTPSIVQLEQKRHVME
- a CDS encoding type 4a pilus biogenesis protein PilO, giving the protein MAGKESSSAGKYREKIDALFEKIGALTKIQRLLICLGTVAVIGAGFYFFLLGPKLDALTAARQDLETQKNLLSTYKIKAAALKKVEAQMAQAQEKFNIAMTALPDKRELPSLLDEISKAGRDAGLEVQLFAPQNMVQKSSYIEIPLSMTVAGRYHQMAEFFYRVAGLNRIVNMSNIEMNQDSRKTAADRNNIQMKCVAVTYMFVEPKDDGRTGKKGKKRHRKG
- a CDS encoding PilN domain-containing protein, whose protein sequence is MIRINLLPFRLARKKENIRRQVSIFFLSLVFIFLALGWGAFLLNNEIDQTKNETAQVKAESLRYKKKADRVSQIKKNLSILESKLAIVENLKKQRNEKQILLEQLADRIVKTKMWLSSVSAKAQTVFLKGVAFDNPTIADFMRKLEGSQLFGAVDLKRSQTRVFDNNIRLKEFEISCTRRSPEQADSDKKSPKRKK